The Plasmodium knowlesi strain H genome assembly, chromosome: 14 region GAATAAAAACTGCACGAAGGGGTGATCCCTCCATGGAAGCAACCCCAactatatgcacatataccaCCGGAGGTAATAACAAGACTccccacatatatatatatgccccGTCGCGGTAATAGCGTATAGGGCACTGCGAACTGTGAAGAATTTCTGAATTAGTGTAAGCATGCATTTGATGTACCCCTCgtcaaaatgaacaagtcagaCAAAAAGTTCACTctgaaattatttaaaattaaaaatggcaaCATCAACCTTTTGAAGAATAGAATAACGCACTTTAGCATCCACAACAAATGTATCCACATGGTCCTGTGCAATAATAGTTTGATCAAATATTACATggacaaaaatgaactttCGCATGTAGATttttacaataaaaaaacgaCAAACAGTAAAGCAGAAATTAGATCCATGTTTTTTGACAACAAATGTTACCATGGATTTATATGTCTAGCGAACaaagaatatatttatgttcattttgaaTATAACATCGTCCTAAATTTagtaaagttaaaaaaatataacatctCCAGTGTATGTTTCAACGATTCTAATGAACTTAAAAATACTGCACCCCTTCTAGTGGCAACAAAGGATGGGGAGATACTAGAAATTAGTATAAATAACAAAACCAAAAGTAGCAGAGAGCATGaagtcattttttccaataagcaactttccattttggacATAGCCATGATCAATCTGGATATTTCAAACCAATCCAACAATACAAAACATACAAATGATGATAGTAGTATTTTGAGAATTATTTACTTTACCACATGTAAGAGCTTGCACGAAATTAGCTATACATACAAAAGTACCAGTGTGAAGAAGCCGAGTGAGAGGAGCGAATCATATGCCCAGGAAACGAAAGTAAAAACGAACAGTGAAAATCTGAACACGATCCAAGCAGAGGACGAAACGAAGGTGTACGAATGCTGCATAGAGTCCTTGACATCTATCttgaaaattgaaaatatccGAAATAGGAATTACCTCTTCTGGCTCAATGGCTGTTGCATATTCATCAGCAAAATTAATAACTTCAAAGGGCGGAAACCTTCCAACCCTTCCAACTCTTCCAACCCTGAGAACCCTGTGAACCATGAGAAAAATGACTTTGCCAATGGGTCCAAGTGGAACCTGAACCAGGATGACAACAATTTGGACGAACCCGACTTTTTGTCCTATTCTTCCCAGTCGGACACGTCAATGGATGGAATCAACTTTGCATCCTTTAGTGATGAAGacgaagaggagaaaaacgcGGGGATGAGGTGCAAGAGGGCTGTCCACAAATTCAGTAACTCCGcaaatcggaaaaaaaacacacaaacgAAAGGGGCGTACAGACGTAACCACCATTATAGAAAGTCATCAGAAACAGAGGAACAGAGTAAGAATAAACAGATGAACAAAAGAAACAAATTCATGAATGAGTGGTACCTAGATAGTAACTATGTCATTGTGAATTTCTTGGACTTAAACATATTAACAAGCGAAAATGCAAACAATTTTGCATTTACGAAATCGTTTTACGAATCATTGTATtgtcaaaaagggaacacaAACGTATTTGCTAGCCATATGGAAGATTTACCGACGGAGCAACAAGGAACAGAACCCGTTTTGACAACCCcagaaacaaaaatttatgaaaataCCGTCTCGGCTGTCGTAGATATGTGCGTAAGTGAATTATACATATTTCTTCTGTTGGAAGAAAAACTAATCATTGTGAACAGTGGAACTCTTAAGAAGGTGTTCGAGCAAACTCTAGCTATCGAAACGTACGGAGACGTCATACGCATAATGAAGGACAACTCCGATGACCAAGTGTGGCTTTGTACATCCAAGTACATGTTCAAAATTGTTgtaagtaagaaaaaaagggaaggattCTACCTTAATGATTATACAGAAGTGAACGATTGCGAAACAGAGTATGCTAATTTGAAGCCAAGTCtgacaaaaaaatatctttCCAAAATGCTGGAGGCATGTACAAATtccgaaagaaaaaaaataaaaaaatatatcctaaAGAGTAATAAGTATCAAATTGATCagtttaaaaatttacacatCTCCACTGAGGAAatgttaatttcttttttacataaaAGACAGTACTTCCTTTTGGCTTCGCATCTGTACAATAACATACATTGCTATAATAACGTCGTTAAGCTTGTGTTCTTTATATGGCTCATCCAACTTTATTCCTACTCCCTCGATCTCTACATGCACCTGTACCTCATCACACGTTGTTCCTTCCCGCGGAGGCAGCTCCAAAATGATGATAGCGTGGAAACAACCCCAGGTGAGCAGTCAAGTGGAACTTCTCATAAAGGGAGTATAGATTCTGATGAACCAAATATAGATTCTGATCAACTAAGTGGAATGGATTCCAATTGCACCGACGAACTGGGCCTTTCCGATGAAGCAGAATCGGACACAACTCCCCACCCTAGGGGTCGGCCTGGTGACTACTCGGATGCGTCGACCGATCCAAGTGATGAAGAACTGAGCGGAAAGGACAACCAGTCGGTCTATCAAACGGAAGAGGGTAAACCTGATAAAGTGCACAAGACAAAGCGGAAGGGAAAGACCCATTCCGAAGTAACCGGTACACAAGCAAGCGCATATGGAGGTGAAGACATGAttacaaaagaggaaatgttGAACAGTACCAAAGGGAGAAACACCATCAGTGGTCAAGATCAACACACGGGCAACGCTGAGAAGAAgcaagaaggaagaacagaTGTTTATAAAGGGAACATAGAAAgtgcaataaaaaatgacaagtATCTGAGATGCGGAAAGAAatccttcattcatttcttccaGAAGATGATAGAGAAGGACGAAAGGAATGATCTAAAATACAGTTTTGActtttcaaagggaaagaaaatgaatataaaaacAGTAACGGAGAGTGACAATTTTTACGTCCTGctgaaaatatacaaaatgaagaatgtggaaattttcaattttttgaaaGCTCAGAAGGGGCTCATTTTGGATGACCTGGACAGGTACAGAAGGATCTTCGTAGAAGGAGAGGCGCACCTGGAAGGGAAAGAGGGACGGAAGAAGCAAAGGGAAATATCCCCCACAGGAACGTTCACCTCGGAAGAGGAGCTATCTATGGAGGATACGGAAAGGGCAACCATGCCGGAGACCTCAACCATGTCGCCAACCATGACAGCAGATCGCGCGAAGAGAAAACTGTACAGAGATATCTACGCATACAAATGCCTCGAAGCGACTGTGTACATGATCATCCTGTTGAAGCATTTCAAAACGTTCTTCCAGTTGAATGAAGTTATTGCACAAATCCTCGAAAATTTCAACAAGACAAATTTTCTCCTGCTTTTTAAATTCATGTGTAACGATTACAACTACATAATAAACTATTACATCAACACCAATAAGTACAGTGCCCTTTTTAATGTCATTGTACTGTTCCCACAGAATGTACTCTTGGATGTGCTAAAGAATTACgccttcattttgtatttgCACAAGCCACATAAATATGTGGACAtgctaattttttatgaCAACATGATTGACGAATATTCGGATATCATTGTGTGCATGTTTgtcataatttattttttcaaaagcagGCAGACGGCCAAGAGGGAGGATATTCACCATCAGAACGGGGGTGCGGACAGCCACAACAACAATGATCATGGTGATCACCGTGATGGTAACGGAGATTATCATCGAGATGATCATCGAGATGACCACCGAGATGATCACCGAGGTGGAAGCCCCGCTTCCCATAAACACACGGACGAATGCATTCGCTTCCTGGAATATATTGCGAACAAAAtaatggaagaaaataccttaacggaaaaaggaaattatatGTACACTTTCGAAtgcacatggaaaaaaaaccacATCATAAATTGCCTACTCATTTTGTAcattgaaaaagaagaagatgaaaagatAAAACTTTTCTTAAACAGATTAAAATCGTCGGGCATTCATTTTGACCATCTGTTTATTATACGatttttgaaagaaaaaaaaaaagaaaatttcattccccatttttatataattatgaaatattttgaagaagctGTCGATAAAGCGCTCGAACTGGGGGATTATAAGACGGCCCAAAATGCCGTAATATTATgcgaagatgaagaagaaaaaaaaaaattatttctcaaaattacaaaaaacaTCTCCAACAATTTAAATGAACAGAacttaaaagaaataattaacCTTGTCCGTGATTCAAACtccattttaaatttacaGGATATACTTCCATACATTAATGAAAACACAATTATCGATTACTTAAAGAAGGATATTTGCTCCCTTCTAGGAAtttacaatttaaaaatacaagccaagaaagaagaaattaaagaaaactTACAAACCATTGATCTGCTCAATGGGGACCTCAACAAcctgaggaaaaaatatctcCTTCTTGATAAAAATGACATTTGCTATATATGCAAGAagacaattttttacaaaaagttttatgttttttcgTGCAAACATTATTTCCACAGCACTTGTGCATTGAACATTTATTTGAATTCCAAACCGAAAGACGAACTCTTCCAGTTTTTCTGTACACTtcataattacaaaaatgcacTTATCAACAAGAATGAGAAGGATATGCTCACGTATGAGACAAAGATCGATGACATTTTAACGGAGGAGTGTTTCCTCTGTGGTTCCATTTCTATCAGCTCCATTTCGCAACACTTTATTTCGCAGAGCGAGGGTGACGTGGTAGACAGTTGGGCCATATCGAAGGAGTAGAGGGGTAGGAGCCATTACCCGTGAAAAgcaaattttcatttcattcacACATCGTGTATTTCACGCgtttaacacattttttttttttttttttttttttaccgttTCGCTCTTTTGCTCTGATACCCCTTTATGATTCGTTTTTATCTGCTCCGTTGTACAAACCTCGGGTCAGACACAACGTAGGGATAAATCAAATGCTGTGCCAACAGGTGACACCTTACTTGGCGCCACGTACATATTATTAAGTGGGATGTAAAATTTTTGCTGTTTTAAACTGTCAGCTAGGTTACTTTGGGGAAGCCCTAAAAACAGGCCTTATCCACGTAGCGCAAATAgctgggggaaaaaataaaggaggcGTAAGACGGATACAACACATCATCCTCGATTAGAGGCTTTTGGGAGGAACTACCTCGCAGAGGAGTCTCATCGCTCGAGTTTAGATGATGATTACTTACAGATAAcgattccttcttcttgcAGTAATCATGTATGGTCATTGGAGGAAAATTAAccgaagaaggaataaaaaaaaggaaggggggatccaatttaaattttctattCATTAACAAAGGAGTGGTTGATTTGGTAAGACAAATTTCAcatttcctatttttatttttttttttcaaatataaTTCGATATACTTATTCTGAACATCATCAAAagttcttttcattttccaagAAATATATAACCATGGATCACCAAAATTTACATCGAAATAATTTAAGTAAAATTCAAATTgctcttcatcttcttttgTCCAGggtttattttcattttcaagtGGAGGGGCTTGAAAATTGCGAACAAAATCATCATAAGAATCTTCCGGATATAGTCCATGGTTAAACTGATTTACatatttccatatttttcttctctggTCATTTGTCAAGCACTCCATTGCGTATAGCTCCTTTGGCGTTACGGTGATGAGGTCTGTCCAACTTTTAAAGGCGCTCTCTATTTCATCAATATTTTCGCCTATCTCTATTTTGGTGAGGAAAGTTTTAACATTCCAGTTTTCTGGAGGATCCTTTGCGCAGCTCTTCaaaatttctcttttctcattttcaatttcttctgttttttgtCTTCGCAAATGTTGCCTGAACAACTTTAGGTCAAAGAatctcctcttcttcttcagtAGCGGGCCTGTAACGAGTTGGAGGAACAAAGCACAATActcataagaaaaaaggaacaagggCGTACAGCAGTGTACAGTAATGTGGAGTACGCTGTATGTGGTAGGGACACAAACTGTGCCTGCTTTTCTCTTTGGAGTCGCCTCTTGAGCGAACGAGTCGCCTCTTCGCGCTTCATACCTGTATCGTCGGAGTCCCTACGAAGAGCTGATGTGTGGATGCGCCTAGCATTTCTGAAAGGTCTACTTAGTAGTTTATTCATTAGGCGAAAGTAgcaggagaaaaagggataTCCGTACGTGAACTCAAAATGTGGTTAAGATATCCCACAAGGGAACTGAGAACAGGCCATACCGCAAATAATATCCATACACCAGTTAGCCCCCGCACACTTTTTATCCATTCGTGGATATTGGCATATCTAGGCCACAAATAGCCTCTTGCAATAATGCAATTTTGGTTGGCCACTCCTTTGTACTAGAAAAATGGCGCGTTaataatgcatttttttttgaagaggAGGGTACAAGTTACGCCCGAAATATAATCCGGGGGGCGACATCGATATAAATGGGGGCATTCCCTTAAGTGAGATGAAAATTAAATATGCGTGCGCGTCATGCTCAtggaaagaattttttttttttttcatattctcCCCCAATGCGGTATCATCAttgtgagaagaaaaatcgAGGCACACGTAACTTTGTTTTTGTGGGGAGCGCCCCATGGTAGACTTCATTCATAGATATGAAAAGGAGCGGCTCATCCGCCTAGGCAAAACTGCATCAAGGTGAAAAGTAGCCGAATGGGTACACTTTCATTTAAGCACGCATGATTTCAGTAAACGTACACGAAATGACGCTTTTTAAGTTATTGAGGAGATCCCTGATTTTACCGCAACATAGTCTTCCACCCCCCCGTTTATTCACAACAGTCCAGCTGTACAAACCATCAAAGTTTAAACGCATAGCGAGGAACCTCTattttaggaaaaaattattcaaagTACTTACGATCAAGCCATGCTCTGAAGAAGTAGCCAAGGGGAGTAACGAAGTTAAGCGGACGACAGACGATGAGGCAGTTTTCTACAACGACATAGTTGATTACCCCACAAGAAAAAGACGCATTTACAGGAACAATAAATTTAGTGTAGACGATAAGGTCAAAAtagaaaatggagaaaaaccaAGTTTTGAAAAAGTTCTATATAAATGTACTACCTTGGGGTACATAGAATTACAGAACATCATATCGACCTTTGTGAGCCACGAAAAGAATACCTTCACAGGTGAAGATATATGCGCCTTAGATAATTTTCTGAACTTaccagaaaaagaaattttggaTTACTTGAATGGGGATGAACTGATTCCACAGGATCACTTGGACGCATCAGTAATAAAGCGCTTACTACGATTTGTCCATGTGAACCATCCCCATCTGTGATACACCCCAGTTTAGTGTTACGTGTGCGCAAAgcgtgtaatttttttttgcataatgGAGTCCTCATTTTCGTTTGGCTAAACTGGAACTCCAcgtttttgtaaatttgcaaatggaaaggattcccaattatatatatatatatatatatatatatatatatatatatttttacacttGGTATTTAATCCCCCATGTGTTGtcaattccatttttaccgCTTCATttgctgctttttttttttttttttttttttacttttccaaCCTTTTTAAATCATCGACAGTTCAGGGTGACACTTTAAACACATATCCGCACATCCTTCTGTTGGCAAAATTTACACGCCGTCCAGCGTGCGcccttatatatacatgcacataatTTTACGAACTTCTTGTAGAAGGAGCGCAAAGATGTGGATTCAACAGGCTATTGGGCTATCCTTAAAATGACCCCAATTTAATTGACATTCTCTATgaaacaattttaaaaagaattgcTCCcgctgtgtttttttttttttttttttttttttttcgtcaagAATGGAGGAATATGTAGTGCCCTCTTTTTGCAAACTCATCCGGTGAAaacgtgcaaaaaaaaaaaaaaaaaaaaaaaaaaaagaaaaatcaccACGTGGGCTATCCCCATATGTGCATTTAATTCGAtgtgcttccttttttttttagcatgagGATTTTATGAGGATTACgagattttccccttttgtacttttttttttttttttttttttttttttcattcctagTGGCTACTTTATACCTCGCAAATGTACACTGCACCTGAGTATCAGTGACTACTTGTACTAGGCGCTGCGTGTAAATGCGGCATACGACAAATTGAAATAGCAGAAGAGAACATCGTTTCGTTTAGGGATGTGTTTACGTCGAAAGTTTTATGTACCATTTCACTTGGGGATAATTTCTTaggttccccttttttcctttttttttttttttccatttctgtaCCATTCTGTACACAAGGGGTAACCCTAATCGACTGCGCCTTCTGAACCATGAAAGGTATCACCGTGGCACGCTCGATAACCCATTTGGCCATTCCTCCCAGGTGGAGTTGCCatgtggaaaagaaaaacctcTGTTTGATTCCATGTCGCAGAAGGGAGAGTACGACAAACGGCTTGACCAGTTGGATAAGGCCCTACAGCAGCACAgcggaaggaaagaaagcgGAAGATGAGTATTACCTGTCCATGGGAGACAACATCGAAAAGAGATACAGCTTAGCCTTATACAATGTgggaaagaagaacaaaaaaataaacgaaataTCAAGTGAcatattatttataaaaaacaaTTTCCTGAAGGATAAAACTTTTCTTAATTTCTTGCAAACACCAAATAttgaaaataaggaaaaattaaattttttaaaaacagaaTGTAAAAAGTATAACAATAATTTTAGCCCCATAACATCCAATTTTCTGGAATCCCTATTCGATTCCAAAAGGatcaattttttgcaaaagatAATTGAAGAATTCGAATTGCTACTAATGAAAGAGAGGAAAGAAATTAAGTGTTTTGTGTACACGGCCAAAGAAATCAATAACACTGAGAAACAGAAAATCCAAGAATCCATTCTTTTCAAATTAAAGAATGAACTGAAACCTCTTATAGAGTACAAGATAGACAAAAGCATTTTGGGTGGACTCGTCCTGCAAATAGGCAACCAAGTGTTTGACTTTTCTGCTAAGTacaaaattgagaaaatTAGGAGCAACTTATCTTAGCCACCTATTTGATGGGTCCTAAGGCAGAGTTCTTCGATGTGCACTCCCCATTATAAGCGAGTGTACCATGTGGATTTTTGCGTATCCCCACGGTTGTGTCCGAACTGCTCTTTGCGCGGTCGTTTGGCTGGCCAACAGGTCTATATAAGGTCCATCCCTATTGCGCGCGCAGCCACTTCGACGTAGCagtagtaattttttttttttttttttttttacaataacCTCCCATGTGTGCATACCCACATGGACTCTACGAGCTGtagtaacatttttttaatcccaACGCGGAAGTTTTACATTCGCACAAGTGCCAAATGCCTTCTCTATTTAGCACTTATTTTTATGTCGAGCACAATTGCAGCTATATAAGTGCTCTTCCCAATCACGATCAAGGGAATTTTTTGCACGCTGTATATATTTGGCTCggtgtttcattttttttttttttttttattcatcttCTCCTTATATTAACTGCCCAGCAGTTTAAGTATCTGAAGGGTTAATCATGCGCACATTACTGGGGGCTCGCGTTTGTAGTGGTGAAAGTATGCACCCTCTCGGTTTTTATTGCACCTTTCTGATTGCCATAGGACAAATGTATAAATTTAGCAAAAAGTGTGATTTCCACAGAAAGGGTTTATTTCACGAAGCGCGTAGTTTTTAAGAGCTCTTGAAAAAGAACCCGTCCTTGTACACCTCCCCGCGCGATAGGTGCATATCCGTTCTTCCAACTGCGTATCATCAAGGGGGTGGTGGACTACGCACCCTTTCATGTTAAAATGGCCTTTTCACTCCATACGACTTAAATCCGTTGCAGCGTGGGCACACATGTGAAAGTGCAAATGTCCACATAAAAGGTACTTTcacttgtatttttgttttgccATGCTttggaatatttttaatattctttatttcctctttgtTTTGTTTCCTATCTtcattgttttgttttctaTCCtcattgttttgttttctaTCCTCATTGTTTTGTTCCATTtcgctttatttgtttttatttcgtttcaGTTTGttctttcatatatttttgcttCACACCGTTTTATACCTCTACATTTCGTTCTGCACGTGAACCAAGTCAAGCGGCGTAACGACGAGAAAAGGGAACTTGTCGAGACAAGGGCTCTTCTCAAACTGAGTATTATCATCGAGCTTCTTTTTCTGAACTccaataaaaagggggagaattcCCAATGGAAGCATCATCTCTGTATCACGTCCCCACGTGATCAAGGCACACCCGGGAACATGTGCCCTATGTAAATGTGGCCGAAGCACTTCATACAGGAATAACTTGCAAAGGAACAACCCCCGAAGAGGTAACTTGCCGTTTGTCCCCAACCTACGCACCCATCCAACCGGACAATTCCAAATGGAGGCACTTTTCGAGGACCTGAACTTGGCAGAAATACGAAAACGCCTAGAGCAAGAT contains the following coding sequences:
- a CDS encoding ATP synthase subunit O, mitochondrial, putative, whose amino-acid sequence is MKGITVARSITHLAIPPRWSCHVEKKNLCLIPCRRRESTTNGLTSWIRPYSSTAEGKKAEDEYYLSMGDNIEKRYSLALYNVGKKNKKINEISSDILFIKNNFLKDKTFLNFLQTPNIENKEKLNFLKTECKKYNNNFSPITSNFLESLFDSKRINFLQKIIEEFELLLMKERKEIKCFVYTAKEINNTEKQKIQESILFKLKNELKPLIEYKIDKSILGGLVLQIGNQVFDFSAKYKIEKIRSNLS